Within Rhododendron vialii isolate Sample 1 chromosome 12a, ASM3025357v1, the genomic segment GACAACGAAGACAACCGGCCCATGTTCATGGTGTTCAGGGCATGGAATTCATCGACTGAAGGCGTTTCATGATAATCATACTCAGATCAAGAGAGCGCTGAGCACAGTTGGAAAGGCAAGAAGATTCACCAGAGCTGAACTTGCTTCCAGGAGTACTAGTAATGCATTTGTCCCAGCATACGCTTGTAAGCTTTGCCACCATTTCGTTAACCATGGCCTTTTGCTTTTCTTGCTGCATGAATAGATTCAGAAATTGTAACCCCATAACGGTGAGAAACGGTTAGGTTCCCAGAAAGCTGaacatagaaaaataaacaaactctATCTAAGTTCCAACAAGGTCTGAACATAGAAACTAAAGGCAGGTGGGTAACTGATAATTCTCGTGGTTCTGAGTAACACAAGTTTTCTAACACCAACTGCATGTCTTACTAATCAACCCAAAAGATTCAATTCATCTGGAATGCACTTTTCAACCCATCATATATAGATTACCAGTTGAATATAAGACAGCTTTGAGAATCCCCCGGCGAGTCCTACTGTAAGTACCCCCATTAAAAACTACCCACTCAATCTACGGTATTCCATGTCTGGATCAACTACACATGAGCCACATTCTACTCTCAAGGACACTTCCACTATTACATCAAAGCATCAAGTCTTGTATCTCTATCCCAGCACATTCAATCAGGCCCTAATAATCATCATCGAAACAAGTTGGCTTTAATAAATAACCTACACCCtcaaatattttccaacacTAGGCTCTAGACATCTAAaccaacaggaaaaaaaattcctaccTTTTGGAACTCATCTGTCTCCACATTTTATCTCCAACAAAACTGTCATTTATTTATTGGTTCTGTCCAATCATAGTGTAcgaaaaagcataaaaaaatattgt encodes:
- the LOC131311996 gene encoding mitochondrial import inner membrane translocase subunit TIM8-like produces the protein MDPSALNSAELEHFITQEKQKAMVNEMVAKLTSVCWDKCITSTPGSKFSSGESSCLSNCAQRSLDLSMIIMKRLQSMNSMP